The proteins below are encoded in one region of Podarcis raffonei isolate rPodRaf1 chromosome 8, rPodRaf1.pri, whole genome shotgun sequence:
- the AKTIP gene encoding AKT-interacting protein isoform X2, whose product MNPFWSMSTSSTRKRSETEEKALVGELKNSPPRTTQKKQLPSIPKNAVPMTKPASPALSAQSTNGTHASYGPFYLEYSLLAEFTLVVKQKLPGVYVQPSYQSALMWFGVIFIRHGLYQDGVFKFTVYIPDNYPDGDCPRLVFDLPIFHPLVDPISGELDVKRAFAKWRRNHNHIWQILMYARRVFYKIDTTIPLNPEAAVLYDKDIQLFKSKVVDSVKLCSSHLFDPPKIEDPYAISFSPWNPAIHDEAREKMLTQKKKAEDQQCKSMQVSGLSWVKPGSVQPFSKEEKTLPT is encoded by the exons ATGAACCCTTTCTGGAGCATGTCTACAAGTTCTACACGCAAG AGATCTGAAACAGAAGAAAAGGCTCTGGTTGGCGAGCTGAAGAACAGTCCTCCACGCACCACTCAAAAAAAGCAGCTGCCTTCGatccccaaaaatgctgtgccaATGACCAAGCCTGCTTCACCCGCCCTTTCAGCGCAGTCTACAAATGGGACACATGCCTCCTATGGACCTTTCTACCTAGAATACTCTCTCCTGGCAGaatt CACGTTGGTTGTGAAGCAGAAGCTGCCAGGTGTCTATGTGCAACCCTCTTACCAATCAGCATTAA TGTGGTTTGGAGTAATATTCATAAGGCACGGGTTGTACCAGGATGGTGTGTTTAAATTTACAGTCTACATCCCTGACAACTACCCAGATGGTGACTGCCCA CGCTTGGTTTTTGATCTGCCCATCTTCCACCCGCTAGTAGATCCCATCTCAGGTGAACTGGATGTGAAAAGAGCATTTGCCAAGTGGAG GCGAAACCATAATCACATATGGCAAATACTGATGTACGCTCGAAGGGTCTTCTACAAGATTGACACAACCATTCCTTTGAATCCTGAGGCTGCTGTGCT ATATGACAAGGATATTCAACTTTTCAAGAGTAAGGTGGTTGACAGTGTGAAATTATGCAGCAGTCACTTATTTGATCCACCAAAAATAGAGGATCCCTATGCAATTAG TTTTTCACCCTGGAATCCAGCTATACATGATGAAGCTAGAGAGAAGATGTTGACCCAGAAG AAGAAGGCAGAGGATCAACAGTGCAAAAGCATGCAGGTGTCTGGCCTGTCATGGGTGAAGCCTGGCTCGGTTCAGCCTttcagcaaagaggaaaagactCTACCTACTTAG
- the AKTIP gene encoding AKT-interacting protein isoform X3: protein MNPFWSMSTSSTRKRSETEEKALVGELKNSPPRTTQKKQLPSIPKNAVPMTKPASPALSAQSTNGTHASYGPFYLEYSLLAEFTLVVKQKLPGVYVQPSYQSALMWFGVIFIRHGLYQDGVFKFTVYIPDNYPDGDCPRLVFDLPIFHPLVDPISGELDVKRAFAKWRRNHNHIWQILMYARRVFYKIDTTIPLNPEAAVLYDKDIQLFKSKVVDSVKLCSSHLFDPPKIEDPYAISFSPWNPAIHDEAREKMLTQKKAEDQQCKSMQVSGLSWVKPGSVQPFSKEEKTLPT from the exons ATGAACCCTTTCTGGAGCATGTCTACAAGTTCTACACGCAAG AGATCTGAAACAGAAGAAAAGGCTCTGGTTGGCGAGCTGAAGAACAGTCCTCCACGCACCACTCAAAAAAAGCAGCTGCCTTCGatccccaaaaatgctgtgccaATGACCAAGCCTGCTTCACCCGCCCTTTCAGCGCAGTCTACAAATGGGACACATGCCTCCTATGGACCTTTCTACCTAGAATACTCTCTCCTGGCAGaatt CACGTTGGTTGTGAAGCAGAAGCTGCCAGGTGTCTATGTGCAACCCTCTTACCAATCAGCATTAA TGTGGTTTGGAGTAATATTCATAAGGCACGGGTTGTACCAGGATGGTGTGTTTAAATTTACAGTCTACATCCCTGACAACTACCCAGATGGTGACTGCCCA CGCTTGGTTTTTGATCTGCCCATCTTCCACCCGCTAGTAGATCCCATCTCAGGTGAACTGGATGTGAAAAGAGCATTTGCCAAGTGGAG GCGAAACCATAATCACATATGGCAAATACTGATGTACGCTCGAAGGGTCTTCTACAAGATTGACACAACCATTCCTTTGAATCCTGAGGCTGCTGTGCT ATATGACAAGGATATTCAACTTTTCAAGAGTAAGGTGGTTGACAGTGTGAAATTATGCAGCAGTCACTTATTTGATCCACCAAAAATAGAGGATCCCTATGCAATTAG TTTTTCACCCTGGAATCCAGCTATACATGATGAAGCTAGAGAGAAGATGTTGACCCAGAAG AAGGCAGAGGATCAACAGTGCAAAAGCATGCAGGTGTCTGGCCTGTCATGGGTGAAGCCTGGCTCGGTTCAGCCTttcagcaaagaggaaaagactCTACCTACTTAG
- the AKTIP gene encoding AKT-interacting protein isoform X1, producing the protein MNPFWSMSTSSTRKRSETEEKALVGELKNSPPRTTQKKQLPSIPKNAVPMTKPASPALSAQSTNGTHASYGPFYLEYSLLAEFTLVVKQKLPGVYVQPSYQSALMWFGVIFIRHGLYQDGVFKFTVYIPDNYPDGDCPRLVFDLPIFHPLVDPISGELDVKRAFAKWRRNHNHIWQILMYARRVFYKIDTTIPLNPEAAVLYDKDIQLFKSKVVDSVKLCSSHLFDPPKIEDPYAISFSPWNPAIHDEAREKMLTQKGYMYVFRVLEFSLGLGRSYFPKPSAELLPPSKAGPYSLTHSDWWMHIL; encoded by the exons ATGAACCCTTTCTGGAGCATGTCTACAAGTTCTACACGCAAG AGATCTGAAACAGAAGAAAAGGCTCTGGTTGGCGAGCTGAAGAACAGTCCTCCACGCACCACTCAAAAAAAGCAGCTGCCTTCGatccccaaaaatgctgtgccaATGACCAAGCCTGCTTCACCCGCCCTTTCAGCGCAGTCTACAAATGGGACACATGCCTCCTATGGACCTTTCTACCTAGAATACTCTCTCCTGGCAGaatt CACGTTGGTTGTGAAGCAGAAGCTGCCAGGTGTCTATGTGCAACCCTCTTACCAATCAGCATTAA TGTGGTTTGGAGTAATATTCATAAGGCACGGGTTGTACCAGGATGGTGTGTTTAAATTTACAGTCTACATCCCTGACAACTACCCAGATGGTGACTGCCCA CGCTTGGTTTTTGATCTGCCCATCTTCCACCCGCTAGTAGATCCCATCTCAGGTGAACTGGATGTGAAAAGAGCATTTGCCAAGTGGAG GCGAAACCATAATCACATATGGCAAATACTGATGTACGCTCGAAGGGTCTTCTACAAGATTGACACAACCATTCCTTTGAATCCTGAGGCTGCTGTGCT ATATGACAAGGATATTCAACTTTTCAAGAGTAAGGTGGTTGACAGTGTGAAATTATGCAGCAGTCACTTATTTGATCCACCAAAAATAGAGGATCCCTATGCAATTAG TTTTTCACCCTGGAATCCAGCTATACATGATGAAGCTAGAGAGAAGATGTTGACCCAGAAG GGTTACATGTATGTCTTTAGAGTTCTGGAATTCTCTCTGGGGCTGGGAAGGTCTTATTTCCCAAAGCCCTCAGCAGAGCTGCTTCCACCCTCAAAGGCTGGACCCTACTCACTTACCCATTCAGACTGGTGGATGCACATATTATAA